The Schistocerca americana isolate TAMUIC-IGC-003095 chromosome 9, iqSchAmer2.1, whole genome shotgun sequence genome includes the window TTTTGGAGATTTACTTTGGATTCTGTTGTTCTTGTGTGCAATATTGTAAGGGATTTCGAGATTTATAGTTTCTCATAATGCGCAGGGACTAATTCTTCTGatggtgcaccgagcgaggtggcgcagtggttagcacactggactcgcattcggaaggacgacggttcaatcccgcgtccggccatcctgatttaggttttccgtgatttccctaaatcgctccaggcaaatgccgggatggttcctctgaaagggcacgcccgacttccttccccgtcccgatgagaccgatgccctcgctgtttggtatattcccccaaacaatccaatccaattctGATGGTGCCATCCATCTCTTGAAGTCTCGACTCTGCGCCGATTTTGGTTCGCACTCCTCTATTGCTGTGAAGAACCTTTCTCGATTTCAGCCTTTGGGTGGCCGACAGAGCGCCATATGGTGGGTGTTGTTTGCGCTCGGAGAACTTCATTTGTAAGCAATTGTCTCCCGTGGAATTGTCGCTGGAGTGATAGCAGCCAGCTGGGAATGGGTTTCAGACAGCTGGTGATGAGTCTTTTCATTGCTTCGGCCTTCTTAGAGTGCGCGGTTTTGAATCAAACTGGAGATTCAGTTTGCCGTGGGAATAGCAAACTGCCAGTACTGTAGTTCTTACCGCTTGTGGGTCTCTAGCGAACTTACTAGCCCAGTTGAGGTGCCGTCGTCTTCTTTGTGGAAATATTCCAGCATTCGCAGCAAAATATTTAGAGTCATTTCTGATTTTTTGGTGTTACATTGGTTCGCCTAATATTTGAACTCCCGTAGTCCATTGTTTGAACCACTGCTCTACGTAAGATAGGTACAAGTTTTGTAGCTGAAGGGTGATCATTCATCATCGTGATCCACAGATACCATGAAGAAGGAGAACCTTGATGAATGTAGAACACATTAATAAAAGATGTGAATTCTTAGGAATTTTCTGCTGCATCCCCACTTATATGAAATGTCTTTTATTGGTGTCTTAGTATTTACCTCATTATACTTATTACGTTTATTTGCTTTTCTCAGTGATATTACTGTTCGCTTCAGCTGAGTAAACAAGTTGTCTTTAGGTGACTAATAGCAAGATGTACTTAAATGTGTTTCTTGAATGGCAGGTCTGTGTGTTAACTACCTAACAACCTGTTATCTAGCTGAAACCCAAAGAATTGAATCCAAAGAACAGTTTCTCACTTATTAGATGACCACGTTACTGGCGGGTTATTTATGCTTGTTTTAAACTGAGTAGCATGCATGTTTGCAGAATTAAGACTCAAACTGTTTGATGTGAACTAGCTATGGACGTATTCAGCTATCATTTGGTAAGTCTGAGTTTGGACCCGTGATAGGTTTGCTTCTCTAATCACCAAACGTTACAGTTTTCAACTGCACTCTACAGTCATTGGAAAATCATTTACACAGGTTAAGAACAAAAGTGGACCCAATACGAATCCTTGTGGGACACAACATATTATACGCCACTCATTGTCAGTTTAATTTCATTCTTGCAACAGAATCTgtcaatttgatcctctcctttctgCAATAAAACTCAATCGATGCAGGTGGGATACCATTAATGCCATAAAATTTTAGTTTCCCTAGTAGACTTCACCAGCCCATACAATCAAAGCGATCTGCAAGTTCACAGAAAACACTAATAGGACGTTTTTTTCTCGTTTGGCTCTGCCAGGAGTACGTCTATGAGATACTGTATGACTATCGTTGTGGAGGCTCCGAGTCAAACCAGCGACAAATAATAGAAGTGTTTACGGTTGTTGAACGGCTGAGTAAGCACAAAACGCACCTAATTGGAATACTGCCAGTAGCGTGCCCGCGGTGAAAGAAATGTGCCGCTTCTCGCTGGAGTCCACGACAGCCCGTGCTGTCGCAATGTGTGGAAAGCGGCTCTGTCGCTCATCCGTCAATTCGTCGCGTCCTGGCCACACTCTCAATCAGGTCACGTGACCGACGCTTTACTCCGCGCACACATAAACACTGCACGTGCTCCTCATGACGAGGACCGTACACCTGGCGCCGTTCTCTGTAAGCGCCCGGAAGAAGGAGTTCGTAGGCAACATCGAGGTGTTTTTGAAATTGGTTCTAGATCCACATAAATTGTGTGTGAGAACTGATTTTCTCCCAGCCTGTAcaatattcaaataacttacggaaatgcagccgggtgacgtcaaaGACAACCGCCGAATACTTCGACAGGTGACCACACATTTTTAGGGTAAAACTGCAGCATGTACGTGAATTTAAAATCTCGATTTGCAGAGAAAATCcggaaaaataaaaaacacacacacacacacacacacacacacacacacacacacacacacacgctgttaACAAAAGCGTCATCACACCACCAAAGGTGACTGAAGCCAGAGGTTATCGATAGAGAAAAAACTAAACAATGGCTGAGGTAGCATTAACTGTGTCTCTCTGTTTTTCGACAAGGGAGAGAGAAAGCAGGATTCCTCGCTGAAATTAAGGATAAACCTCCGTTACAAGATTGATCTCAACTGCttccataacaaatggttcaaatggctctgagcactatgggacttaacttctgaggtcatcagtcccctagaacttagaactgaaacttcctggcagattaaaactatgtgccgaccgagactcgaactcggtacctttcctttcgcggtcaagtgctctaccatctttttttttccattttgttcgttgtgtttggtcgttgcggacgtcgcaagacatcctgttcaagttcggtggttgatccttccactcagtttcttattacagaggccaaccggctctctgaccgaacacgctgagctaccgtgccggctgatctgagctaccgaagcacgactcacgcccggtactcacagctgtacttctgccagtttctcgtctcctaacttccaaactttacagaagttctcctgcgaaccttgcagaactagcactcctgaaagaaaggatactgcggagacatggcttagccacagcctgggggatatttccagaattctggaaacttagaactacttaaacctaactgacctaagggcaccacacacatccatgcccgaggcaggattcggcttCCATAACAGCACTACTCCATTAGTTGGaaatgcaagccagaatctcctcGTTGGTATATTCCATAGAATGACCAGTGTGAAGACAAGGTTCTGCATTGGCTGATTTGTTCGACTGTTGTAAGCCAGTGTGCCACTTGTGTTCAGTACACCAGACCTCCACAGCCCTGGCAGTCtgtccaatatatgacatgccacagctgCATGGAATACATTACACACCCACCTcacacaaaccaagatcatccttaaaaGAGTCTCAAACGACTGTGAtctcagatggaagtcggaaaagaCATTTCATATCATATATCCGCAAAATAGGCGAATCGTACTGGTATTGCTCCCTGCGCAAGGTAGAAACGCCGTAGACGTTGGTGTCAACTGgatattatcatcactcacccggtgCCCGGTAAATCTGATCTCCCTTTCACTGTATCCTTTCTGACGAAAGGTGGCCTCAAGGTAGGTTAACTCGGCTGACGAACTCTCAAGGTGAAATCACGTGGACCCTGTGAAGCAAGGTACAAAGTACCTCTTCACTCTGGGCTGGATGGTGACAACCatcagcctgcagatacaagtcagtgtgattAGGTTTCCTACAAAAGGCATGTCCCCACATACCATCAACCTTCgccctgaccaacacatcaagaagGAAAAGGCAGCCATTCTTTTGCACCTCCACCGTGAAACGAATATTCAGTTGGATTGAATTCTGGTGTTCTAAAAAGCCGTTCAAATTCTGACTGCAATGAGGCCAAACAAtagaagtatcgtctacatatctgacaAAACGCGCAGATTTCAAAGCTGCCGACTCCAAGGCACGTATCTCTAAGTCTTCCGTAGACAAATTGGcaataataggtgacaacggggttcctatcgcaactccatctgtctatTCATAgtactggtcactgaataaaaaggAAGTGGAACTCAATACATGTTGACATAGGTTCGTTAATTCGACACCAAATATTACCTCCATTAATCGTAACGAATCATCCAGAGGAACACGATTCTGCATGGAGTCCTGTATTATCTCTCCGGAACTCCTGTGCAaatcgaggttttaaattccctcgcACAGTGCCTACTTGCTGCAGTTTTTCCTCGAAAATGACAAGGTGGCCACTGTCTAAATTGCGTACAGATTCAGAGTCGAATTCTCGCGGTATATGGACAAAGCGCAATACCGAGTCCAGCTGTACGAAAACGGTGTCAACTATTTGATGAGGCCGCAGAGATTTGGGTGAAATCCTGATCTGGCGCCGTGCGAGTTCAGTCTTTCGGCAAGCTGAAAAAAATCCACAAGGAAAAAGATTTTCCAACGGTGAGGACATTCACACACTGTTCTGTGACAAAGGAGGGGATTTTTACTGACGAAGAACTGACAGATTGCTAGAACGATCCGATCGTTGTTTACACAGTCTTCGTGCCTACAGTGAAAAACAATTTTATGTATCTGTGTTTCTTTGAAGTGTAATGCAGCATTCAAACTTGCACTTCCATAATAACGTGGAACTTACATTGTGATGTATCGCCGTACGCCTTAGCCTCAGTCATTTCTTAACTCCCTGGAGTGACCTGCTGATCTACGCCCCCCACAGGTGATCTCTTGcgccgtgctgctgctgctgggcagcGCCGCCGCCCAGAGGGAGGAGCTGGAGCCGGAGGCGGAGGCCCGCCCCCAGGCCGCCGCCCCCGCGCAGGACACGGAGCCCGTCGAGCAGCCGGGAGTCCGCCCCCGCGACAAGCGCGGCTtcctcgctgccgccgccgcccccctcGCCTACCCCGCAGCCGCCGCCTACACCTTCCCGGCCgctgcctacgccgcccccgccgcgtACGCCGCCGCCCCTCTGGTGGCTAAGGCAGCCTTCGCCGTCCCCGCAGCCTACGCCGCCGCCCCCGCAGTCGCCGCTCCGTTGGTTGCCAAGGCCGCCTTCGCCGCCCCggccgcctacgccgcccccgccgcctacgCCGCCGCTCCGGCGGTCGCTGCTCCGCTGGTGGCCAAGGCCGCCTTCGCCGCTCCCGCAGCCTATGCGGCACCCGCCGCCTACGCCGCTCCCGCTGCCTACGCCGCAGCCCCCGCAGTCGCTGCCCCACTAGTGGCGAAGGCAGCCTTCGCCGCCCCTGCCGCCTACGCTGCAGCGCCTGCAGTGGCGGCCCCCTTGGTTGCCAAGGCAGCCTTCGCCGCCCCCGCCTACGCTGCAGCCCCCGCAGTAGCCGCTCCACTGGTGGCTAAGGCCGCCTTCACCGCCCCCGcagcctacgccgcccccgctgccTACGCGGCTGCTCCCGCGTTCGCACACTATGCCTACTACGGCTAGATGTGGTTATCCACTGCGGTTAAACCCAACAGTCTTGTCAAGCTCTGCAACGTCTCCCCAAGAACCACCTCGTTCCACCATTTAACTTCACAAAATCCTGTATCCCGTCCTCATGTTTTCCTACCTCGTTCCATCGGTTAATTCCGCAAAACAGTGTATCATCTCCTCTTCTATTCCTCAGCCCGAGGAATGTGTACTCGGAGAGATTGCCAAAAGACATCCCACTCCTGCAGATTCTTAAAAGGCTCAGAGCTGAAGAAATAGTGTCACGCTTCCAGACGCTACGCTTCAACGATAGCACACAGTCCCACCTTAGCTTGCCTGCATACTAGTCTTCAAACCCTTCCTG containing:
- the LOC124550755 gene encoding cuticle protein 16.5-like; protein product: YAAPAAYAAPAAYAAAPAVAAPLVAKAAFAAPAAYAAAPAVAAPLVAKAAFAAPAYAAAPAVAAPLVAKAAFTAPAAYAAPAAYAAAPAFAHYAYYG